The following are from one region of the Armatimonadota bacterium genome:
- the msrA gene encoding peptide-methionine (S)-S-oxide reductase MsrA has protein sequence MAKCLMPAIVTVGVMGAVFAGHHPRDTHLTDYGRKVKPLTTEKATFGGSCFWGVEAAFRRIPGVVATTVGYAGGRADNPTYEQVCRGATGHTEAVEIVYDPARITYDEVLAAFWGTHDPTVRKKTQYKSVVFYHTPQQRATAQAALKHLRQSGKYDAVIVTEILPAGRFYRAEAYHQQYYEQHHLEGDACAG, from the coding sequence ATGGCGAAATGCTTGATGCCGGCGATAGTGACGGTCGGCGTGATGGGAGCGGTGTTCGCCGGCCACCATCCGCGTGACACGCATCTTACAGACTACGGCAGGAAAGTCAAGCCCTTGACTACAGAGAAGGCGACGTTCGGCGGCAGCTGCTTCTGGGGGGTGGAGGCGGCGTTTCGTCGGATTCCCGGGGTCGTCGCCACCACGGTGGGATACGCCGGCGGCCGCGCTGACAATCCGACTTACGAGCAAGTCTGCCGCGGCGCCACCGGTCACACCGAAGCGGTGGAGATCGTGTATGATCCGGCACGGATCACCTACGATGAGGTGCTGGCGGCGTTCTGGGGAACCCACGACCCGACGGTGAGGAAGAAAACGCAGTACAAGTCCGTGGTTTTCTACCACACCCCGCAGCAGCGAGCGACAGCCCAGGCCGCGCTGAAGCATCTCCGGCAGTCCGGCAAGTACGACGCAGTGATCGTGACCGAGATTCTGCCCGCGGGGCGCTTCTACCGGGCGGAGGCATATCATCAGCAATACTACGAGCAGCACCACCTGGAGGGTGATGCGTGCGCGGGCTGA
- a CDS encoding MFS transporter, translating into MNETPRPCRQRCLAPVSYTLFLALTAYGLALFALGPCLTSIADTFAVGLGATGALFTTFFVGFIAGVLAAGYAAERVGKRRVVMAGLAILGAGLGLLGVSPGPFAVPHLWWALAAMVVTGIGGATVESTASALAADVNPGREGLALNLMQAFFGLGAIAGPLVVGAVLRQGGAWQLHFLIAAGFSALILAALAAQPAPERPAPPLPLRELGRLARQPALLALCGAMALYVGAEIGYTGWISALVQERLGATAAKAATAVTAFWVMMTVGRLICTWLVAVTTPRRLLVTLAVGGGLASGATGLAPSPWWGIAASGAVGFFYSGIFALVLTAASERFTRRRAAVFSLIMTSVGIGGMIVPAAMGVVAQAFALRWAMALPAAAMVGLAVLFARTGDARRV; encoded by the coding sequence TTGAACGAAACCCCCCGACCTTGCCGCCAGCGGTGCCTCGCGCCAGTCAGCTATACGCTGTTCCTGGCGCTGACCGCCTACGGCCTGGCGCTGTTCGCGCTGGGGCCGTGCCTGACCTCGATCGCGGACACATTCGCGGTCGGGCTGGGGGCGACCGGAGCGCTGTTCACCACGTTCTTCGTGGGCTTCATCGCGGGGGTGCTGGCGGCCGGCTACGCGGCGGAGCGGGTCGGCAAGCGGCGGGTGGTGATGGCGGGGCTGGCCATTCTCGGCGCGGGGCTGGGGCTGCTGGGCGTCAGCCCGGGTCCCTTCGCCGTGCCCCATCTGTGGTGGGCGCTGGCGGCGATGGTGGTGACCGGCATCGGCGGAGCGACGGTCGAGTCCACCGCCAGCGCCCTGGCCGCCGACGTCAACCCGGGACGGGAGGGACTCGCGCTCAACCTGATGCAGGCGTTTTTCGGGTTGGGCGCGATCGCGGGGCCGCTGGTGGTGGGAGCGGTGCTGCGCCAGGGCGGAGCGTGGCAGCTTCACTTCCTGATCGCGGCCGGCTTCAGCGCGCTGATCCTGGCCGCGCTGGCGGCGCAGCCGGCGCCCGAACGACCCGCGCCGCCGCTGCCGCTGCGCGAGCTCGGCCGCCTGGCGCGCCAACCGGCGCTGCTGGCGCTGTGCGGCGCCATGGCCCTCTATGTCGGCGCCGAGATCGGCTACACGGGTTGGATCAGCGCGCTGGTACAGGAGCGGCTGGGGGCGACCGCGGCGAAGGCGGCGACCGCGGTGACGGCGTTCTGGGTGATGATGACGGTGGGGCGGCTGATCTGCACCTGGCTGGTGGCGGTGACGACGCCGCGGCGGCTGCTGGTGACGCTGGCGGTGGGCGGTGGGCTGGCGAGCGGAGCGACGGGGCTGGCGCCATCGCCGTGGTGGGGCATCGCGGCCTCGGGCGCGGTGGGGTTCTTCTACTCCGGCATCTTCGCGCTGGTGCTGACGGCGGCGAGTGAGCGCTTCACCCGCCGGCGGGCGGCGGTCTTCAGTCTCATCATGACCAGCGTCGGCATCGGCGGCATGATCGTGCCCGCGGCGATGGGCGTGGTGGCGCAGGCATTCGCTTTGCGCTGGGCGATGGCGCTGCCGGCGGCGGCGATGGTGGGGCTGGCGGTGCTGTTTGCGCGCACCGGCGATGCTCGGCGGGTGTGA